One Neoarius graeffei isolate fNeoGra1 chromosome 16, fNeoGra1.pri, whole genome shotgun sequence DNA segment encodes these proteins:
- the susd5 gene encoding uncharacterized protein susd5 — translation MLQQAHRLFKHGQEGDGFPVKRMAHESPSLPSSAHCEASLFSCALTHDVFTDSTVRVFTQVLQQLGRVFLLELRNGSDTGFEAASSACEDQGARMASAMELRHAVVECAFSACARGWLTGPSIGTTVCRSMSGSLRAVDMQVENVTETYERLAVFCVKDSGAPCGGPPSFPNTRLQGQTGLELGDEILYTCNPGYILPTGETAFSLLCDSCGEWYGLVQLCMKDKAEAFIDYEDKLPDNHHLYDGREEVHRVSMMPRPTDHGEEEESTPEPDHLEPVVVVEAMDKIEKNSAVSVTEPPVSQLSQKHMFWFPSEAFQKEEHPFITAGTPIKDPTEDKHYISVKAGDDQSEPEITTEAHDGGYMTQTPTDKPASHSVDSTVESWLDGYPVPQEEERAGGESTVETVPGQGVDMESATDSLKDSKSVTDIPKETGLGGVVHSHQEEPIEGVSEIPKEQEFSKVMNHQDVGVKNVTESLGEKSYREVFYNQEEDFHSVTDMPQAEVSEVVPILSEGRYLITGAPTVKEVEGEVKTPVEVEHKKVDDGSKDVQFHGIIEGANDVGLSPTPLISHTQITVGLDETTLKNTPRTAPENVSTSQEGIGFEQTTTHSSMAPTDTTTASPVHAISNVATATVSVSWETKDLGDFVDQTPTVDHDVLVETHENQSVMEGDMDRTLDQPEDDGSCSIHPCHLAGHGPTIAAIIVGILAAIVGVALGVWCYKRRQQKTSHYQLNGTNRQTQCIELQQTV, via the exons ATGCTACAGCAAGCTCACAGGCTGTTTAAACATGGCCAAGAGGGCGACGGGTTCCCAGTGAAGCGCATGGCCCACGAGTCCCCCTCCCTCCCATCCTCCGCTCACTGCGAAGCGTCTCTGTTCTCTTGCGCTCTCACTCATGACGTATTTACTGACAGCACTGTGagagttttcacacaagtcctccagCAGCTCG gccggGTCTTCCTGCTAGAGTTGAGAAATGGTTCAGATACAGGCTTTGAGGCAGCTTCAAGTGCATGTGAAGATCAAGGTGCTCGGATGGCATCAGCAATGGAGCTTCGTCATGCTGTCGTTGAGTGTGCATTTTCTGCCTGTGCACGTGGTTGGCTTACTGGCCCCAGCATTGG GACAACAGTGTGCAGGAGCATGTCTGGAAGCTTACGGGCAGTGGACATGCAGGTCGAGAATGTGACTGAGACGTATGAGAGGCTGGCTGTGTTCTGTGTGAAAGACAGTG GGGCTCCTTGCGGAGGTCCACCTTCATTTCCTAATACGCGTCTGCAGGGACAGACAGGCCTGGAGCTGGGTGACGAGATTCTGTATACTTGCAATCCAGGATACATTCTGCCCACTGGAGAAACAGCTTTCAGTCTGTTGTGTGACAGCTGTGGAGAGTGGTATGGCCTGGTGCAGCTCTGTATGAAAG ATAAAGCCGAAGCTTTCATTGACTATGAAGACAAGCTCCCAGACAACCATCATCTCTATGATGGCCGGGAGGAGGTGCATCGTGTGAGTATGATGCCTAGACCTACTGATCATGGAGAGGAAGAAGAATCTACACCTGAACCAGATCATTTAGAGCCAGTTGTGGTAGTGGAAGCAATGGACAAGATTGAGAAAAACTCTGCAGTGTCTGTAACAGAGCCGCCGGTATCTCAACTCAGCCAGAAACACATGTTCTGGTTTCCCTCAGAGGCTTTTCAGAAAGAGGAGCATCCTTTCATCACGGCAGGCACACCTATTAAAGACCCCACCGAAGATAAGCATTACATCTCAGTCAAGGCTGGCGATGACCAGTCTGAGCCGGAGATAACTACAGAGgctcatgatggtggatatatgaCCCAGACGCCAACTGATAAACCTGCCAGTCACAGTGTAGACAGTACAGTAGAGTCATGGCTCGATGGTTATCCTGTTCCCCAGGAGGAGGAGAGAGCAGGTGGAGAGTCTACAGTGGAGACAGTACCAGGGCAGGGGGTGGATATGGAGAGTGCAACAGACAGTTTAAAAGATTCTAAAAGTGTGACTGACATCCCAAAAGAGACAGGTTTAGGAGGTGTTGTCCACAGCCACCAAGAGGAACCAATTGAAGGTGTTTCTGAGATACCTAAGGAGCAAGAATTTAGTAAAGTGATGAATCATCAGGATGTGGGGGTAAAGAATGTAACGGAAAGCCTTGGAGAAAAGAGTTACAGAGAAGTGTTTTACAACCAAGAGGAAGATTTTCACAGTGTGACTGATATGCCTCAAGCAGAGGTTTCTGAGGTAGTGCCTATTCTTTCAGAAGGAAGATATCTTATTACAGGGGCaccaacagtgaaggaggtgGAAGGAGAAGTCAAGACACCAGTGGAGGTGGAACATAAGAAAGTAGATGATGGATCTAAAGACGTACAATTCCATGGTATAATTGAAGGAGCAAATGACGTTGGATTGAGCCCCACACCTTTAATCAGCCACACTCAGATCACAGTTGGCCTAGATGAGACAACTCTCAAAAACACACCCAGAACTGCTCCCGAGAATGTCAGCACCAGCCAAGAGGGTATAGGTTTTGAACAAACTACCACACATTCAAGCATGGCACCAACAGACACCACAACTGCTTCACCAGTGCATGCCATTAGCAATGTGGCCACAGCCACAGTGAGTGTCTCTTGGGAAACCAAAGATCTTGGCGATTTTGTGGATCAGACTCCCACTGTTGATCATGATGTACTTGTAGAAACCCATGAAAATCAGAGTGTGATGGAAGGAGATATGGATCGTACCCTGGATCAACCAGAAGACGATGGCTCTTGCTCTATACACCCCTGCCACTTAGCTGGCCATGGGCCAACTATCGCTGCTATCATTGTTGGCATTCTAGCAGCGATTGTGGGTGTGGCCTTGGGTGTATGGTGTTACAAAAGAAGGCAACAGAAGACCTCTCACTATCAGCTGAATGGAACTAACAGACAAACACAGTGCATCGAACTCCAGCAGACTGTGTAA